In a single window of the Pyrococcus sp. NA2 genome:
- a CDS encoding glycosyltransferase family 2 protein, producing the protein MNIDVSIILPTMNEEKAIGKIIPQIKETLDKMGVSYEIIVVDKSSDRTPEIAKSLGAKVIKQKGKGYGDAYLEGFKVARGKYIVMLDPDGSYDPREIPKFLEVLMNENVDFVIGSRLRGKIEPGAMPWLHRYIGNPILTKILNILFKVGISDAHCGFRAIKKEALQKLSLKCKGMEFASEMIIEAAKVGLKIKEIPITYHPRIGESKLHSFRDGWRHLRLMLLYSPSHLFLLPGSLLMLVGLILLVYAYNTNPLRMHTMILGSLLTIVGFQIINFGISGKVYAVKEGLDKPDKATKFFMRYSILEEGLILGGLLLLSGLLLGIRIFLRWRALGYGELFEIKSTILVLTLIALSVQLIFFSFFISFLMLKENFE; encoded by the coding sequence ATGAACATTGACGTTTCGATAATCCTTCCAACCATGAATGAGGAGAAAGCGATAGGAAAGATAATCCCCCAAATCAAGGAAACCCTTGACAAAATGGGGGTATCGTATGAAATCATAGTTGTGGACAAGAGTAGCGATAGAACCCCGGAGATAGCTAAGAGTCTAGGAGCCAAGGTTATTAAACAGAAGGGAAAAGGTTATGGGGATGCATACCTGGAGGGATTCAAAGTAGCAAGGGGAAAGTACATTGTGATGCTTGATCCAGATGGTAGTTATGATCCTAGAGAGATTCCAAAATTTTTAGAAGTTCTGATGAATGAAAACGTTGATTTTGTAATTGGGAGTAGACTAAGGGGCAAAATTGAACCTGGTGCAATGCCATGGTTACATCGTTATATTGGCAACCCCATCTTAACGAAAATTCTAAACATATTGTTTAAAGTTGGAATTTCAGATGCTCATTGTGGCTTCAGAGCAATAAAGAAGGAAGCTCTCCAAAAGCTTTCTTTGAAGTGTAAAGGGATGGAATTTGCCAGCGAGATGATTATAGAAGCTGCGAAGGTGGGTCTAAAGATTAAGGAGATTCCTATAACATATCACCCAAGGATTGGGGAATCAAAACTTCATTCATTTAGAGATGGATGGAGACACTTGAGGTTAATGCTTTTGTATTCTCCTTCCCACCTTTTTCTACTTCCTGGCTCTTTATTGATGTTGGTTGGTCTAATACTCTTAGTTTATGCTTATAACACGAACCCTCTAAGGATGCACACGATGATTCTTGGGAGTCTTCTTACTATAGTTGGCTTTCAGATAATTAATTTTGGAATCTCTGGAAAGGTTTATGCGGTTAAAGAAGGACTAGATAAGCCTGATAAGGCAACTAAGTTCTTCATGAGGTATTCAATCCTTGAGGAAGGGTTGATCCTTGGGGGATTGTTGCTTTTATCTGGCTTACTCCTTGGAATAAGGATATTTCTCAGGTGGAGGGCTCTTGGTTATGGAGAGCTGTTTGAAATAAAATCTACAATATTAGTATTGACGCTCATAGCCTTGAGTGTCCAACTAATATTCTTCTCTTTCTTCATAAGCTTTCTAATGCTCAAAGAGAATTTTGAGTAG
- a CDS encoding oligosaccharide flippase family protein gives MSLKSEFLRDTFVMTIMVTLSNFFNYIYQLFMGRLLTPEEYGELFSLFSLFYIFSVFFITIDTSVTKFTSICKTRREYGKIKTLLLKLSKDLVIAGGIIFFAIVLLSSYISSFLNIEDPLPMVVLFASIPFALVLPVYQGVLRGLQRFKALGISMFSWSVFRLLLGLTLVLLGFGIIGAVSGTFLAYLMSFLITLIFLMDVLKIKENTEISLRSIVSYGGISFLAIFAYTTMWNIDVILAKHYLSPLEAGEYSAVSVLGKITLFAPWAVSLVIFPKVAEMYEKGERSTKILVEGLVITSLISGGVVLTYALFPEFVIRTVYGERYLTISPYIWRYGLAMTLFSLANVLINYLLSINETNISLSLLSLLTIEVVLLSVGGGNIQSIINMLTIVSILTLITLLIHVIKCTPTQNSL, from the coding sequence ATGTCCCTAAAAAGTGAATTTCTTAGGGATACATTTGTCATGACAATCATGGTTACACTTTCAAATTTTTTCAACTACATTTATCAGCTTTTTATGGGGAGATTGCTGACTCCCGAAGAATATGGAGAGCTATTCAGTTTGTTCTCTCTGTTTTACATATTCTCAGTGTTTTTCATAACTATAGATACCTCTGTGACTAAGTTCACATCAATTTGTAAGACAAGAAGAGAATATGGAAAAATAAAGACACTTCTCCTAAAGTTGAGCAAGGATCTCGTCATAGCTGGAGGAATAATTTTCTTTGCTATTGTGCTTTTAAGTTCATACATATCAAGCTTTCTGAACATTGAAGATCCTCTGCCAATGGTGGTTCTCTTTGCATCGATTCCTTTTGCCCTTGTTCTTCCAGTTTATCAGGGAGTTTTAAGAGGACTTCAAAGGTTTAAAGCCCTGGGAATTAGTATGTTTTCATGGTCAGTTTTTAGACTTCTCCTTGGTCTTACCCTAGTTCTATTAGGCTTCGGTATTATTGGCGCTGTCTCTGGGACATTTCTAGCGTATCTCATGTCTTTCTTGATAACGTTGATCTTCCTCATGGATGTGCTCAAAATTAAGGAGAACACTGAGATCAGTCTTAGAAGTATTGTAAGTTATGGTGGCATATCATTCTTAGCGATATTCGCTTATACAACAATGTGGAACATTGATGTAATTTTAGCTAAACACTATCTCTCTCCATTGGAGGCTGGAGAGTACTCGGCAGTTTCAGTTTTAGGGAAGATAACACTATTTGCTCCCTGGGCAGTTAGCCTAGTAATATTTCCAAAGGTTGCTGAGATGTACGAGAAAGGAGAGAGGTCAACTAAAATATTGGTAGAGGGACTTGTGATAACATCTTTGATCTCTGGTGGGGTTGTTCTAACTTATGCTCTATTTCCTGAATTCGTAATAAGAACTGTCTATGGGGAAAGGTACCTCACTATATCTCCCTACATCTGGAGATATGGACTAGCAATGACCTTATTCTCTCTTGCAAATGTCCTCATTAATTATCTGCTTTCGATAAACGAAACGAACATATCCCTATCCCTCTTGAGCTTGCTTACAATTGAAGTTGTTTTACTATCCGTAGGAGGGGGAAATATCCAATCAATAATAAATATGTTGACAATCGTGAGTATCCTGACGCTCATCACTTTGCTCATACATGTCATAAAGTGTACACCTACTCAAAATTCTCTTTGA
- a CDS encoding NfeD family protein codes for MNPLPIFLLILGLLIILLDMMVSAFITPIGIAFVVLGLLQLFNVNFYVSFVLSLISAVISYVAFARIIKRETRDMGKGKYTFDLKGKEGKVIKVSEDHYLVEVDGDTWMAYSEEELKPGEKVVVEDVDGLKLKVRRKTPQK; via the coding sequence ATGAATCCCCTCCCAATTTTCCTCTTAATTTTGGGATTGCTCATAATACTCCTGGACATGATGGTTTCAGCTTTCATAACCCCCATAGGAATTGCCTTTGTTGTTCTAGGACTACTTCAGCTCTTCAACGTCAACTTCTACGTCTCGTTCGTGCTATCCTTGATATCAGCGGTGATATCCTACGTGGCCTTCGCAAGGATAATAAAGAGGGAGACCAGGGACATGGGAAAGGGCAAGTATACCTTCGATCTTAAGGGCAAGGAAGGAAAAGTAATCAAGGTTTCAGAGGATCACTACTTGGTTGAGGTCGATGGAGATACTTGGATGGCTTACAGTGAAGAAGAGCTTAAACCCGGAGAAAAGGTAGTTGTGGAGGATGTGGACGGCTTGAAGCTGAAGGTTAGAAGGAAAACTCCTCAGAAGTGA
- a CDS encoding SPFH domain-containing protein, whose protein sequence is MIGAGGVVLVILGIFLLVMLLLSVKVIRPYQRGLVERLGKFNRILEPGIHFIIPFMERVRTVDMREHVIDVPPQEVICKDNVVVTVDAVVYYQVIDPVKAVYNVSDFLMAIVKLAQTNLRAIIGEMELDETLSGRDIINARLREELDKITDRWGVKITRVEIQRIDPPKDIQEAMAKQMTAEREKRAMILIAEGKKEAAIREAEGQKQAAILKAEGEKQRQILIAEGQAEAIRKVLEALKLADEKYLTLQYIEKLPELAKYGNLIVPYDTEALIGLLRILQKIKEMPISQEKDEKE, encoded by the coding sequence ATGATCGGAGCAGGAGGAGTGGTCCTGGTTATACTAGGTATATTTCTATTGGTGATGCTACTGCTCAGCGTCAAGGTGATAAGGCCATACCAAAGGGGATTGGTAGAGAGGCTTGGAAAGTTCAACAGGATCCTGGAGCCAGGAATACACTTCATAATCCCCTTCATGGAAAGGGTAAGAACCGTTGACATGAGGGAGCATGTCATCGATGTCCCTCCCCAGGAGGTAATATGTAAAGACAACGTCGTTGTGACGGTAGATGCGGTCGTTTATTACCAGGTGATAGATCCGGTTAAAGCCGTTTACAACGTTAGCGATTTTCTAATGGCAATAGTCAAATTAGCTCAGACTAATTTGAGGGCAATAATTGGTGAGATGGAGCTCGACGAAACATTAAGCGGTAGGGACATTATAAACGCAAGACTTAGAGAAGAGCTCGACAAGATAACCGACCGCTGGGGAGTCAAGATAACCCGCGTTGAGATTCAGAGGATAGATCCTCCTAAGGACATACAGGAGGCCATGGCGAAGCAGATGACTGCGGAGAGGGAGAAGAGGGCCATGATTCTAATAGCAGAAGGTAAAAAGGAAGCGGCGATAAGGGAAGCTGAAGGTCAAAAGCAGGCCGCGATACTGAAAGCTGAAGGTGAGAAGCAGAGGCAGATATTGATAGCTGAGGGTCAGGCCGAAGCCATAAGGAAGGTTCTCGAGGCTTTGAAGTTGGCGGACGAAAAGTATTTGACACTTCAGTACATAGAGAAGTTACCCGAGCTGGCCAAATATGGTAACCTGATAGTCCCCTATGATACCGAGGCATTGATAGGCCTTTTAAGGATACTCCAGAAGATTAAGGAGATGCCCATCTCCCAGGAAAAAGATGAGAAGGAGTGA